From Mesoaciditoga lauensis cd-1655R = DSM 25116, a single genomic window includes:
- the ablA gene encoding lysine 2,3-aminomutase — MRNYKDIPLWENVTQEEWNDWKWQISHRIMDAETLAKVIPLDEDEKNAITSSLEHLRMAITPYYASLIDPNDPEDPIRKQAVPTMNELYVAPNESTDPLFEDVDSPVYGLTHRYPDRVLALVTDQCSMYCRHCTRRRKAGETDMPMPMSKIDKMVKYVKAHEEIRDVLISGGDPFTLSTERLEAIIKKFRAIPHVEIVRIGTRTPVVMPQRITDELVNMLKKYHPIWVNTHFNHPNEITPESEKALAKMADAGIPLGNQSVLLRGINDCPQVMKRLVHLLVKNRVRPYYIYQCDLSKGLSHFRTSVARGIEIIEYLRGHTSGFAVPTYVIDAPGGGGKIPVNPQYLVSMGANKVVLRNYEGGIFIYEEPDDYKPKCQGNYIPEKEQSNTGVAGLLSGNYAFMIPWGNDRKKRIKKWREEHKKVEKGDSLSK, encoded by the coding sequence ATGAGAAACTACAAGGACATTCCTTTGTGGGAAAATGTAACACAGGAAGAGTGGAACGACTGGAAGTGGCAGATCTCTCATCGAATAATGGACGCAGAAACGCTTGCAAAAGTCATTCCTCTGGATGAAGACGAAAAAAACGCCATAACATCCAGTCTTGAGCATTTAAGGATGGCTATAACACCTTACTACGCATCTTTAATAGATCCAAACGATCCAGAAGATCCAATTAGAAAGCAAGCCGTTCCGACGATGAATGAACTTTACGTTGCTCCAAATGAAAGCACGGATCCGCTTTTTGAAGATGTGGATTCACCCGTGTACGGTCTCACGCATAGGTATCCAGATAGGGTGCTGGCGCTCGTAACGGATCAATGTTCCATGTATTGTCGACATTGTACCAGAAGGCGCAAAGCTGGAGAAACGGATATGCCTATGCCCATGAGCAAAATAGACAAAATGGTGAAATACGTAAAAGCACATGAAGAGATAAGAGATGTGCTCATTTCAGGTGGTGATCCGTTTACGCTATCTACTGAAAGACTGGAAGCCATAATAAAGAAATTTAGGGCAATTCCACATGTGGAAATAGTGAGAATAGGTACAAGAACGCCGGTTGTCATGCCGCAAAGGATAACAGACGAACTCGTGAACATGTTAAAAAAGTACCACCCTATATGGGTAAACACGCATTTTAACCATCCCAACGAAATAACGCCAGAATCCGAAAAAGCTCTGGCAAAGATGGCAGATGCTGGCATCCCACTCGGAAATCAATCCGTTTTATTGAGAGGAATCAACGATTGCCCGCAGGTTATGAAAAGGCTTGTGCATCTGTTGGTGAAAAACCGTGTGAGACCTTATTACATATACCAATGCGATCTTTCAAAAGGGCTTTCCCATTTCAGGACATCAGTAGCGCGGGGGATAGAGATCATAGAATATCTGAGAGGCCATACATCCGGATTTGCCGTCCCCACCTATGTCATAGACGCACCAGGCGGTGGAGGGAAAATACCGGTAAATCCTCAATATCTTGTATCTATGGGAGCAAATAAGGTTGTTTTAAGAAACTACGAGGGAGGCATCTTCATTTACGAAGAACCAGATGATTACAAGCCAAAATGCCAGGGAAATTACATTCCTGAAAAGGAACAAAGCAATACGGGAGTAGCCGGCCTTTTGAGTGGAAATTACGCTTTCATGATCCCGTGGGGGAATGATAGAAAGAAGAGAATAAAAAAATGGAGAGAAGAGCACAAAAAGGTGGAGAAAGGCGACTCTTTGAGCAAATAA
- a CDS encoding PEGA domain-containing protein has product MKRIVVVFLVLLLTVGMLALADASVKDIIITPTHPSSLKIQIWMDRSMGATYYQGDSINIYFKASENAYVTIYDFTTDGQVRVLFPNFFQQNNYVQGGVVYTIPDPRYNYSLVVAGPNGREILEAIATTSPNVLPPISLDKARPFVEYPSGTQYMRSLKLKIIQKPISVATTYFYVGYVPKTAVVNFTSSPSGAKLYVDGNYEGKTPQTLQLPQGEHTAFFSYNGYGISKTFEVKAGQYQTINAVIPVAPTQPLSVSVNVNTYPTGALVFVNGKMLGVTPCTLKLAPNTYEFTVIKPDYRTIVRSVRIETNMNLNFQLNKIGNYTSY; this is encoded by the coding sequence ATGAAAAGAATCGTTGTGGTTTTTCTTGTGCTGTTGTTAACTGTTGGAATGCTAGCACTTGCCGATGCTTCCGTTAAGGATATAATAATCACTCCCACCCATCCATCGTCTTTGAAGATCCAAATCTGGATGGATCGGTCAATGGGCGCCACCTATTACCAGGGGGATTCTATAAACATATACTTCAAAGCATCTGAAAATGCCTACGTTACCATCTACGATTTCACAACGGATGGGCAAGTAAGGGTTTTATTCCCAAATTTCTTTCAACAGAATAATTACGTCCAAGGCGGGGTGGTTTACACCATTCCCGATCCGAGATACAACTATTCTTTAGTTGTTGCGGGACCTAATGGAAGGGAGATTCTGGAAGCCATTGCCACAACGTCGCCAAACGTGTTGCCTCCCATTTCGTTGGATAAAGCACGACCCTTTGTGGAATATCCAAGTGGTACGCAATACATGCGGAGTTTAAAATTGAAAATAATACAAAAGCCTATCTCCGTTGCAACCACTTACTTTTATGTGGGATACGTGCCAAAAACCGCCGTTGTGAACTTCACGTCAAGCCCAAGTGGTGCGAAGCTTTATGTCGATGGAAATTATGAAGGCAAGACCCCGCAAACGCTTCAACTCCCTCAAGGAGAACACACGGCGTTTTTCAGCTATAACGGTTACGGTATTTCAAAAACGTTTGAAGTTAAAGCCGGTCAATACCAAACCATAAATGCTGTCATCCCCGTTGCGCCAACCCAACCTTTGAGCGTGTCGGTTAACGTGAATACCTATCCGACTGGCGCGTTGGTTTTCGTCAACGGAAAGATGTTAGGTGTAACACCTTGCACCTTAAAACTGGCACCGAATACGTATGAATTCACGGTGATAAAGCCAGACTACAGAACAATTGTACGGAGTGTAAGGATTGAAACTAACATGAATTTGAATTTTCAGCTTAACAAAATAGGAAATTACACTTCTTATTAA
- a CDS encoding recombinase family protein, with translation MKRAAIYARVSTLHQSETSIETQIEECKKFCQEHDFVVVDIFQDKQSGGKADRAGLTEMIEHALNNEYDVIVVDKYDRFFRESLEDRIATKKLEEKGVLVLSATEQFDVTKPSGRLARWIMSDVNAFVRENIREEVIQKTLAAAKKGYWMGGLPPFGYQLETIKDPEAQGRHRKILQINEEEAPIVKLIFEKFAEGRSYREILSYLNEQGIKTRRGKSWSISGLYDLVHNEKYKGTYTYAKGYKQAHHAYRTDTIRIDNIIPPIISQELWGKVNKRLHKRQIKSKREYLLKGIAKCGDCGGPMTGNSGSYICANFKNGKNVARVEIAQNKLENFVLSYVEKTLSEMQNADFETLAEQINQIATQQDELQKQKLQALLHEKRKVEQEIENLTNAIMAGVLVETIKEKANLLENKLKEIESQIKKANTPQMYVSADDLRHHWETLMELFKNRKRDAILSLIKEVKVYPKGYIEIIPN, from the coding sequence ATGAAACGAGCCGCCATCTACGCGAGAGTCTCTACACTCCACCAAAGCGAAACGTCCATTGAAACTCAAATAGAAGAGTGTAAGAAATTCTGCCAAGAACATGATTTTGTTGTTGTAGATATCTTTCAAGACAAACAAAGTGGTGGGAAAGCTGATCGTGCCGGCTTAACTGAAATGATTGAACACGCCTTAAATAACGAATATGATGTGATAGTGGTAGATAAATACGATCGTTTTTTTCGTGAAAGTCTTGAAGATCGAATAGCGACGAAGAAGCTCGAAGAAAAAGGCGTGCTTGTGCTTTCTGCTACCGAGCAATTTGATGTAACCAAACCATCCGGACGTCTCGCACGCTGGATTATGTCAGATGTAAACGCATTCGTGCGTGAGAACATACGTGAAGAAGTTATCCAAAAAACCCTTGCGGCTGCTAAAAAGGGGTATTGGATGGGCGGCCTACCACCATTTGGATATCAGCTCGAAACGATAAAAGATCCAGAAGCGCAAGGCAGACATAGAAAAATCCTTCAAATTAACGAGGAAGAAGCGCCAATAGTTAAACTGATTTTTGAGAAATTCGCAGAAGGACGAAGTTACAGAGAAATTCTTTCTTATCTAAATGAACAAGGCATAAAAACACGTAGAGGTAAATCATGGAGCATATCCGGTTTATATGACCTTGTGCACAATGAAAAATATAAAGGCACATACACATACGCTAAAGGATACAAACAAGCTCATCACGCTTACCGCACTGATACCATCCGCATCGATAACATCATTCCTCCAATAATTTCTCAAGAGCTTTGGGGAAAAGTGAATAAACGCCTTCACAAACGCCAAATTAAGAGCAAAAGAGAATATCTTTTAAAAGGCATCGCAAAATGTGGAGATTGTGGAGGGCCAATGACAGGTAACTCAGGTTCATATATTTGTGCCAATTTTAAGAACGGCAAAAACGTTGCAAGAGTTGAAATCGCTCAAAACAAGCTTGAAAATTTTGTTTTATCTTATGTTGAAAAAACACTTTCAGAAATGCAAAACGCTGATTTTGAAACGTTAGCTGAGCAAATAAATCAAATTGCGACTCAACAAGATGAACTTCAAAAACAAAAATTGCAAGCTCTTTTACATGAAAAGCGCAAAGTAGAACAAGAAATTGAAAATCTTACAAATGCTATAATGGCAGGGGTACTGGTAGAAACCATTAAAGAAAAAGCTAATCTCCTTGAAAATAAATTGAAAGAGATTGAAAGCCAAATAAAAAAAGCGAATACACCTCAAATGTATGTATCCGCCGATGATTTACGGCATCACTGGGAAACTCTTATGGAACTTTTCAAAAATCGAAAGCGAGACGCTATTTTGTCTTTGATAAAAGAAGTCAAAGTATATCCAAAGGGGTATATAGAAATCATACCGAATTGA
- a CDS encoding DNA adenine methylase, producing MAKILLKWAGGKRWIVPLLAPVMKKYESYQLVELFAGGAAVSFSLELKRVILNDKNPHLMNFYRQIQRGVNIFSVGITFENDKEVFYENRKMFNELIAQKRENTPEAAALFYYLN from the coding sequence ATGGCAAAAATATTACTCAAATGGGCTGGCGGGAAACGCTGGATAGTCCCTCTTTTAGCTCCCGTAATGAAAAAATACGAAAGTTACCAACTCGTGGAGCTTTTCGCGGGTGGAGCTGCCGTATCGTTTTCTCTTGAATTGAAAAGGGTGATTTTAAACGATAAGAATCCCCATCTGATGAATTTCTACAGGCAAATTCAACGTGGAGTGAACATATTTTCCGTGGGAATTACTTTCGAAAATGATAAAGAGGTTTTTTACGAAAACAGGAAGATGTTCAACGAATTGATAGCCCAAAAGCGGGAAAATACGCCAGAAGCTGCCGCGCTCTTTTATTACTTAAACA
- a CDS encoding patatin-like phospholipase family protein has protein sequence MNKPISIAFGGAGAFGLSYIGVVKYFQQHAIVPDELAGTSMGAIIASFWSIGLSWQEMRFAFENIRNWWIWAVQFWEISDILDRGGIADTDIVMNELLKPYLPKTWDRFRIPLFITTTNLTTKRMEVFSKTNPTLSPCEAVYASMAVPLAFRGLRKNGGLYFDGGIVSQNPVELLNGENRILVAPMKEIAKYHEPHGLLEIGMALAETMFQDASESDLRNIDYKVIYSGSHNIQNFLDFSYVDENIELGYQNAKKFFEEVI, from the coding sequence ATGAACAAACCTATATCTATAGCATTTGGCGGAGCGGGCGCTTTTGGGCTTTCTTATATAGGAGTGGTGAAATATTTTCAACAGCATGCCATCGTTCCAGACGAGTTGGCCGGCACTTCCATGGGAGCTATCATAGCTTCTTTCTGGAGTATAGGATTATCTTGGCAGGAAATGCGATTTGCTTTTGAAAACATTCGCAATTGGTGGATTTGGGCGGTTCAATTCTGGGAAATTTCCGACATTCTTGATAGAGGCGGCATAGCAGATACAGATATCGTAATGAATGAGTTATTGAAGCCTTATCTTCCTAAAACTTGGGATAGGTTCAGAATCCCTCTTTTTATTACTACCACGAATCTTACCACAAAAAGAATGGAAGTGTTTTCCAAAACTAATCCAACCTTATCCCCATGTGAAGCAGTTTATGCTTCGATGGCTGTTCCATTAGCTTTTAGAGGTCTTAGGAAAAATGGGGGCTTGTACTTTGATGGCGGGATAGTATCCCAAAATCCGGTTGAACTTCTTAATGGAGAAAACAGAATTCTTGTGGCTCCCATGAAAGAAATTGCAAAGTATCACGAGCCACACGGGCTTTTGGAAATCGGAATGGCACTTGCAGAAACTATGTTTCAGGATGCATCAGAGTCTGATCTAAGAAATATTGATTATAAGGTGATTTATTCCGGCTCGCATAACATCCAGAATTTCCTTGATTTTTCTTATGTGGATGAAAATATAGAGCTGGGTTATCAAAATGCAAAAAAATTCTTTGAGGAGGTAATATGA
- a CDS encoding DUF5317 family protein produces the protein MINIILGLLVAYSIWMNPMGDGAQMAYIGAAMNLTALVSNGFQMPVFAPGLTEKKIQERDPFHIHKLGNENSKFKILCDWLNFGYAVFSPGDLLMLFGAFYNITGFQLVKNGQNITLKYEYRF, from the coding sequence ATGATCAATATTATTCTTGGATTGCTTGTAGCATATTCAATTTGGATGAATCCGATGGGGGATGGGGCACAAATGGCTTACATAGGGGCGGCTATGAATCTCACGGCTTTGGTATCGAATGGATTTCAAATGCCGGTTTTTGCCCCCGGATTGACTGAGAAAAAAATTCAAGAAAGAGATCCGTTTCATATTCACAAATTAGGAAATGAGAATTCGAAATTCAAAATTTTATGCGACTGGCTCAATTTTGGTTATGCGGTTTTTTCACCAGGGGATCTTCTTATGCTTTTCGGCGCATTTTACAACATTACGGGCTTTCAATTGGTGAAAAACGGGCAAAATATAACCCTGAAATACGAATATCGATTTTGA
- a CDS encoding metallophosphoesterase, with the protein MPLGDIHFDADCNVERLIKDVEYIQKNGFYTLLIGDLFDVGFFNQVRTMEEKEQTLNSAMRSLKGIFTPIKDKILCVVEGNHDRRISKATGFDIVEEFTDDLGIPYARGQAVLDLRIGQRDPSNPRVGKYEYSVAISHGYGGGRTYGAKANKITHWADTWEGIDLFVIGHVHSPMSIPKARYVFDRRTGSVKISEIRSVVLGAYQEEALYAVQSLYPPSARINYLVYLSGNEKKITISEVSQ; encoded by the coding sequence TTGCCTTTGGGAGATATTCACTTTGACGCTGATTGCAACGTAGAGCGCTTGATAAAAGATGTCGAGTATATTCAGAAAAACGGCTTTTATACCCTCTTAATTGGTGACCTCTTCGATGTGGGATTCTTCAATCAGGTACGAACGATGGAAGAAAAGGAACAGACTCTGAACAGTGCAATGCGCAGTTTAAAAGGAATCTTCACACCTATAAAAGACAAAATCCTATGCGTAGTTGAGGGCAACCATGACAGAAGGATTTCCAAAGCGACCGGCTTTGATATCGTTGAAGAATTCACCGACGACTTAGGGATACCATACGCCCGTGGTCAAGCCGTCTTGGATTTGAGAATAGGTCAAAGAGATCCATCTAATCCACGTGTTGGAAAATACGAATACTCAGTGGCGATCTCCCACGGATACGGCGGAGGTCGAACCTACGGTGCCAAGGCGAACAAAATCACTCATTGGGCGGACACATGGGAAGGAATAGATCTATTTGTGATAGGTCATGTGCATTCTCCAATGAGCATCCCAAAAGCACGATATGTATTCGATCGCAGAACGGGAAGTGTGAAGATAAGCGAAATACGAAGCGTTGTTTTGGGAGCTTATCAGGAAGAAGCTTTATATGCAGTTCAAAGCTTATATCCTCCCAGCGCAAGGATAAATTATTTAGTTTATTTATCTGGCAATGAAAAGAAAATAACAATCAGCGAGGTGTCGCAATGA